The genomic stretch aaaatgataacaatacaGTTATCTAGTTCATGTCAAATATCGCTAATGTGGAGttcttgaaaaaaatgttgGATTGTCCACTAGACccaactagactgtaagatacgttcaGCCATAATCAGCCCACTCTGTACGACATGGGTGCTCAGGCTGATAGGTGTGACATGACACGTCATATCTCACAGACTAGGAACCCACACATCTACTGTTGTATCCATTGATATCATAAAATCTAAGGCCTTAGTTTGTAATCACTATTCCAGACAGTCATAACACCAATAACTGATGATATCATTCCTAAAATACCTTGCAATGCGGACGACAATCTTATATATCCTAAACTTGACAGAGGTAGAAAAATATCTGCGCAATTCTTAAGAGTATCAAGAGCCAAGGGAGGGTTGTCTTGAAGGCATCTGCGTACAAGGCTAACCTGTAATACACCTGCACTTATGGAATCAACTGTAGCACCCCCTGAAGTCACATAGCAATTCCGTTGATTGTTATTACTCCCACTGTCATCACTTTTTTTGGATTTGTATAATCTAAACATGGTTTTGACAAGGAGTAAGATTTCATAGAGATTTCTCGCAAGACTTAAAATCAAAGTTACCAGCCAAAACCTGGCAGACAATTTTCTGTAGTATTTCTTGTCGAGTTGGAGCAGACCAGTTTTTTCAGCCCAGAGTGCATGATCTACCAGGAGATATATTGCCTGATTGAGTTTGGCCAAGGTTATTGTGACTCGTAGAAATATATCCGGCAGATGAATGGTCTTCAGTGTCTCTTGAATCAGGTCAAAACTTTTACCAAATCTCAGCactgtaaaaataacaaaattgaaaGTTACAGAATAATGACTGTCTTCTGGTTTTCTGGAAAGGACAACAACTTGAACAAGAAAGTACATTGAATCACAAACATGCTTCATATTTTACGTATACCACCTTGAAAAAGGGTATACTGAGATCAATCTGATAAAAATTTGATGAAGTGAATATGGgtcaatttctttcttttttacctctgtttcatttgtttattgttattcgtttttgattttgttgtccCAGGAGTGACAGTCACCTTTCTACGTGATCACTCCTGGAACAATGGGGGGAAAATGACAATAAACGAATGAAACAAGAGGTATATAAATAAATCGAgccgtattcaccacatcagattttaattaaaatgtacTGATGTCAGAGTTGGAAGAGgtttgccaaaaaaaaattacagtattaattttcaaagattCAACTAACTATGTACTCTTCCGGCCATGAaatagcctagaatccagttgTTTGGGGATTTTTGGTTCTTGTCTCTACCCCTACCATGTCTGGCAGTTTGCTAGCAACCATTTAGTGAAACTTAAACTTCAATATGATTTTCTGCAACAATAATTGAATATGGTATGGTAATTATATTTAAATCATATTGCTAAACCTTTCATGTTGGTTCTCACCACATGGTGGCGCTATTTATGTCAGCTCACTGAAGGAAAGAATAAAACCCAGTATGAATTTGCATCTGATATCTGGCCTAATCTTCATTAAAGTAAACAGCCACTAGTGAAATGCCAGGCATGGTAGAGGAAATGCAAGAGGCCAAAATCCCCATGACTGGATTCTAAGCTAGCCAAATCTCACATGATTGGATTTTAGGCAAGCCAAATCTCACACGATTGGATTTTAGGTTTAGCCAAATCTCACACGATTGGATTTTAGGCTAGCCAAATCTCACACGATTGGATTTTAGGTTTAGCCAAATCTCACACGATTGGATTTTAGGCTAGCCAAATCTCACATGATTAGATTTTAGGTATAGCCAAATCTCACATTATTGGATTTTAGGTTTAGCCAAATCTCACATGATTGGATTTTAGGTATAGCCAAATCTCACATGATTAGATTTTAGGCTAGCCAAATCTCACATGATTGGATCTTAGGCTAGCCAAATCTCACATGATTAGATTTTAGGCTAGCCATGAAACAGTCTAATAACTACACAGGACATCTAGCCTGTTTTATACTAGTCTCGTTATCAACATGTTGATTGTGAGGGCTAGGGAGGTATGatcagctaatgatgtatctcaacaacacagtaaacaggctacagAACATCCCAAGGGTAAGCACCCAGCACCCTAGGAAAAATTTGCCTAGTGTCTAGACTGAGAAGGATAGCCTGACAGACAATAATGAATACAAATGTTGTTCATGGTCACTTTTATAACAGGATAACTGAATGGGTGACTAGTGTACTGGcaaatatatacacactgaCAATAAAATTACATTAACAAACTACAATCATACGATACACTGTGTATCCATGGTCAACCTCCATGAACAAAATCGCCAACTCATGACATCTGCTAGTAACTAGACTACGTTGATTTGTGTTCTGGTCATACTATTTTAATACAATACTGACatctgtgacctttgaccttgataaCTTACAAGATCAACAGCCAAGGTAATATGTCTTCTACCTCAGTGATGATCAACTGAATCCATTCTTTACAGTATTGTATTAGTCTTTCcagtttgtaaatttgtaaaaactGACAACTGATTAAATACTAAGTTGTCATATGCTAGATTGATCATCAAAGAatcaaatctctccaaacttaccatatgaaagcttattactatttcttttgaaataatgaaagaaatttggggtttcattgtcttattttcaaggacattcaatctttcattttcaaacagaGTTAGCACATGGTTTTCAGTCAGTATATTGGATtctcaaatttaaaaaaaaaactatttacaaaacaatttgtgTAGTTACTTCAGATATTTcctcttgattttaactgagagtGGGTTTGAATTTTCTTGACCAAAGTAACGAAAAAAAGTTTAAGATTTTATATTTCCAATGTGCATATTACTAATATGTTAATGTGCACTTGGATATGATTATGACAACTTGTAGAAGTATATGTGTAGTACAAAGATAACTTAACACAGAAACATTCCTCTATTCTGACACTTGCTTGCTAGGTTGGTCAAAGTTGAAGGTCATACTATCCCCTAGGGTATAGAACTTAGCCATTGTCCACCAAGCACTGTCCTGTATAATCAATCAGTTGCTATGTGTCAGTTGACAACTTCTACAACACTTAGAGATTTAACTGATTTATAACCCTGATTTATAACTTATAAAAGTAATAAAACAATAGTGGTGATGGTTATCAaagatataatataaaatagTAGACATAAAaatgcactagctgcaactggaatgttttatgaaactgttttgttacatgtaatgatttatTCTTAATGATATcgtacactctgaatagtattgaatcacatgtcatgtgggtaaatgtatttgtgagAAAAATACACTTCTGTCATCAGAAATGTCTTTTTCGCTATTTGTAAACTTAGTGACCTAGAAATGcaataaacatattattattattattattattataaatatatttgtgtaaactatacacataatatggtacaataaatccaatcaagtTGATTTTGGGGTCTCCACCATCGCacttttaaattttgaattttaacatCAAAACATTAATGACATGACACCTGTTGTCAAAGTATTCACTACTTTGATAAGATTTGGTAACCTTGGAAACAAAAAGGAGGAAAAAACGTAAACTGGCATGATGTAGTTTCTGTTACTATCttccataattttgtttgggaacccaggtaaagaAATGGGGAATGCTAGtagatgttatctatttcctcccttagcaaaaacactgaccatCCCATAATTTCAAGTAAACCAGGTTGAACTCCTTCATATTTTGACACCTTCTTTTTCATTGTAATTAGATTTACCTGGTAGTTTATTGTGAGGGGTTATTTTGAAGTTATATGTATATTGctttttaatttgaataactT from Glandiceps talaboti chromosome 12, keGlaTala1.1, whole genome shotgun sequence encodes the following:
- the LOC144443844 gene encoding peroxisomal membrane protein 11B-like, which translates into the protein MDIVSAIVKLNAQTSGRDKVCRFFQYGSKFTWSSLKGLGKDEELVLKIKNLENTLSATRKLLRFGKSFDLIQETLKTIHLPDIFLRVTITLAKLNQAIYLLVDHALWAEKTGLLQLDKKYYRKLSARFWLVTLILSLARNLYEILLLVKTMFRLYKSKKSDDSGSNNNQRNCYVTSGGATVDSISAGVLQVSLVRRCLQDNPPLALDTLKNCADIFLPLSSLGYIRLSSALQGILGMISSVIGVMTVWNSDYKLRP